The Candidatus Binataceae bacterium sequence CCCGGTGAGCGAAAAGTGTTCGGTAGGCGAATACGAAGTAAGCAATTACCAGCGCCACGCCAGGAATGAACCAGTAAAGCGCAATCGTCAGATCTACGTCTGATGTGCTGGCGTTCAGGATCGTCAGTGCTGGCTGTCCAATGGCGATCGGAGACAACAGGTAAGGATAGTGCCCGAATACTGCCGCTGTCAGCATCGAAAGAATGTAGGCGCATGAGCAGAGGAACGCGGGCGTATCGCGAGCGGCGCTAGTCATAGCCATGATTCCGGCCAGCGATGCGAATGCGACAATCGGAAACACCAGACCCCACGGGTTATTCATGAATCGATGGCCGAATTGCGGCAAAATCAACGGAACCATCAGAATCAGGAGCACACTGACAGCCGCAACCGCGATCCAGAAAACACGGGCCAAGATTCGAGCGCGCGCCTGAAGCGCTCCCGTGGTCTTGACGGCGAGCCACAGCGCGCCGTGCATCGCCAGCACGGCAACGCTCGCGAGGCCAAGTATGATTGTGAACCAATCCAGAACGCCCGCATCGACGTTGATTCGAAAATCAGTCCACAGCGGAAGAAAGAAGTTGCCGTTC is a genomic window containing:
- the cydB gene encoding cytochrome d ubiquinol oxidase subunit II is translated as MSTLWFGIVAIMFAIYATLDGFDMGVGIVYLFIAHEDAERKEVLASIGPVWDGNEVWLLAAGGTLFFAFPAAYASAFSGFYLPLMMVLWLLILRGTAVEFRNRIVSPVWAPLWDVVFSGASALLALFFGAALGNVLRGVPLDANGNFFLPLWTDFRINVDAGVLDWFTIILGLASVAVLAMHGALWLAVKTTGALQARARILARVFWIAVAAVSVLLILMVPLILPQFGHRFMNNPWGLVFPIVAFASLAGIMAMTSAARDTPAFLCSCAYILSMLTAAVFGHYPYLLSPIAIGQPALTILNASTSDVDLTIALYWFIPGVALVIAYFVFAYRTLFAHRESNSY